A DNA window from Chloroflexota bacterium contains the following coding sequences:
- a CDS encoding 2-dehydropantoate 2-reductase — DIPVFCLQNGVRNEELAAEHFPRVYGVMVRVGGVYLTDGEVIARRDPPGWLIIGRYPSGIDEIAERVALSLRSAGFFTMLTPDVMPYKWGKLMGNLANAIGAITNAHSPTNQQIAEAARAEARELLAQAGIRWIPHEELEREWPEITLPPRHRLDVEAQSSTWQSLARRQGSVETDFLNGEIVRLAKRLGRQAPINEALLRITQEMAAHQEPPGKYSPDELRSLLGLEGDPEGSRPWKA, encoded by the coding sequence GACATCCCCGTATTCTGCCTCCAAAACGGGGTGCGAAACGAGGAGCTGGCCGCGGAGCACTTCCCGCGCGTGTACGGGGTGATGGTCCGTGTGGGAGGCGTCTACCTGACCGATGGCGAGGTGATCGCCCGCCGCGACCCGCCGGGGTGGCTCATCATCGGACGATACCCCTCCGGCATCGATGAGATCGCGGAGCGCGTGGCCCTGAGCCTGCGATCGGCCGGGTTCTTCACGATGCTCACCCCCGACGTCATGCCCTACAAATGGGGCAAGCTCATGGGCAACCTGGCCAACGCGATCGGCGCCATCACCAACGCACACAGCCCCACGAACCAGCAGATCGCCGAGGCGGCGCGAGCGGAGGCCCGAGAGCTCCTGGCCCAGGCGGGCATCCGCTGGATCCCCCATGAGGAGCTGGAGCGAGAGTGGCCGGAGATCACTCTGCCCCCGCGCCATCGGCTGGACGTCGAGGCGCAGAGCTCGACCTGGCAGAGCCTGGCCCGACGTCAGGGCTCCGTCGAGACCGACTTTCTGAACGGCGAGATCGTGCGCCTGGCGAAGCGCCTGGGGCGCCAGGCCCCCATCAACGAGGCGCTTCTACGCATCACCCAGGAGATGGCGGCCCACCAGGAACCGCCGGGCAAGTACAGTCCCGACGAGCTCCGCTCGCTCCTGGGGCTAGAGGGGGATCCGGAGGGATCAAGACCGTGGAAAGCCTGA
- a CDS encoding YjbQ family protein, with amino-acid sequence MESLTVTTHTREELLDITEDVQDVLSRSDVREGICYLFIPHTTAGITLNENWDPDVRGDILISLADMVPPNPRHRHAEGNSPAHVKASLCGSSAVVFIRDGRLQLGSWQGIYLAEFDGPRRRQVWIQIIPA; translated from the coding sequence GTGGAAAGCCTGACCGTCACCACTCACACCCGAGAGGAGCTTCTGGATATCACCGAGGATGTCCAGGACGTCCTCAGCCGCAGCGACGTTCGCGAGGGGATCTGCTACCTCTTCATCCCCCACACCACCGCGGGGATCACGTTGAACGAGAACTGGGATCCGGACGTACGGGGCGATATCCTGATCTCGCTGGCCGATATGGTGCCGCCCAATCCCCGACATCGCCACGCGGAGGGGAACTCGCCCGCCCACGTGAAAGCCAGCCTATGCGGGTCCAGCGCCGTCGTCTTCATCCGCGATGGCCGCCTCCAGCTGGGCTCCTGGCAGGGCATCTATCTGGCCGAGTTCGATGGTCCTCGCCGCCGTCAGGTGTGGATACAGATCATCCCGGCGTAG